A stretch of Henckelia pumila isolate YLH828 chromosome 4, ASM3356847v2, whole genome shotgun sequence DNA encodes these proteins:
- the LOC140894714 gene encoding ABC transporter B family member 2-like: MNHHHHQSDSNYSIHHENNEKEGKKNSVPKKVPISKLFSFADSYDYLLMFVGSIGACVHGASVPVFFIFFGKMINVIGLAYLFPKQASHHVAKYSLDFLYLSIVIMFSSWTEVAFWMHSGERQAAKMRKAYLRSMLNQDISVFDTEASTGEVISAITSDIIVVQDAISEKVGNFMHYISRFVAGFAIGFIRVWQISLVTLSIVPLIALAGGIYAYVATGLIARVRKSYIKAGEIAEEVIGNVRTVQAFAGEERAVKSYTTSLLNTYKYGRKAGLAKGLGLGTLHCVLFLSWSLLVWFTSVVVHKNIANGGESFTTMLNVVIAGLSLGQAAPDITAFIRAKTAAYPIFEMIERSTMSKMSSVSGKKLSKVEGHIQFNNVSFSYPSRPDVMIFNKLCLDFPSGKIVALVGGSGSGKSTVISLIERFYEPLSGNILLDGNDIRELDLKWLRQQIGLVNQEPALFATTIRDNILYGKNDASNEEITRATKLSEAINFINNLPERFETQVGERGIQLSGGQKQRIAISRAIVKNPSILLLDEATSALDAESEKSVQEALDRLMVGRTTVVVAHRLSTVRNADIIAVVQNGVIVETGSHEELVSRPNSAYTSLVQLQETAALHRQPSSGPSMGIPLSLRYSRDGSIRFSRELSRTTTRSHGASFRSEKSFSRFGGDGPENVKPPRVSSNRLFSMVRPDWFYGVFGTIGAFIAGAQMPLFALGVTQALVSYYMDWDTTRREVKKISLLFCGGAVITLIVHAITHLCFGIMGERLTLRIRTMMFKAMLRNEIGWFDDVNNTSSMLSSQLETEATLLRTVVVDRSTILLQNVGLVVTSFIIAFILNWRLTLVVIATYPLIISGHISEKLFMKGYGGDLAKAYLKANMLAGEAVSNIRTVAAFCAEEKVLDLYGRELVEPSRHSFRRGQAAGIFYGVSQFFIFSSYGLALWYGSTLMEKELASFKSVMKAFMVLIVTALAMGETLAMAPDLLKGNQMLASVFEVLDRRTEIANDVGDDVSRVDGTIELKDVEFSYPSRPNVLIFKDFNLKVHAGRSMALVGQSGSGKSSVIALVLRFYDPTSGKVTIDGKDIKRLKLKSLRKHIGLVQQEPALFATSIYENILYGKEGATEGEIIEAAKQANAHSFISALPEGYSTKVGERGVQLSGGQKQRVAIARAILKNPTILLLDEATSALDMESERIVQQALDRLMKNRTTVIVAHRLSTIKNADQISVLQDGKIIEQGTHSVLMESKDGAYYKLIHLQRQQQQQQL, from the exons ATGaaccatcatcatcatcaatcTGATTCTAATTATTCCATACATCATGAGAATAACGAGAAAGAAGGGAAGAAGAATTCGGTTCCaaagaaagtgccgatctcgaAATTGTTTTCGTTCGCAGATAGCTACGATTATTTGCTAATGTTCGTGGGATCCATCGGTGCATGCGTGCATGGCGCTTCAGTTCCTGTGTTCTTCATTTTCTTCGGGAAGATGATTAATGTGATCGGCTTGGCTTATCTCTTCCCCAAACAAGCTTCTCATCATGTCGCTAAG taTTCTTTGGATTTCCTATACCTCAGCATTGTCATAATGTTTTCATCGTGGACAG AGGTTGCTTTTTGGATGCATTCTGGAGAAAGACAAGCAGCAAAAATGAGAAAAGCATATTTAAGATCAATGCTAAATCAAGATATTAGTGTTTTTGACACAGAAGCCTCGACGGGAGAAGTCATTTCGGCTATTACAAGTGACATTATTGTTGTTCAAGATGCTATCTCTGAAAAG GTGGGAAACTTTATGCATTATATAAGCCGTTTCGTAGCAGGATTTGCTATTGGTTTCATCAGAGTTTGGCAAATAAGTCTGGTGACACTTTCAATAGTGCCATTGATAGCACTTGCTGGTGGGATATATGCTTATGTTGCAACTGGCCTTATTGCTAGAGTCAGAAAATCTTATATCAAAGCTGGTGAAATCGCTGAAGAG GTTATTGGCAATGTTAGAACCGTTCAAGCGTTCGCAGGAGAGGAGAGAGCGGTGAAATCATACACAACGTCTTTGTTGAACACGTACAAATATGGAAGGAAAGCAGGGCTAGCCAAAGGTCTTGGACTCGGAACCCTGCATTGTGTTCTTTTCCTATCCTGGTCGTTGCTCGTCTGGTTCACAAGCGTAGTCGTGCATAAAAATATTGCCAATGGTGGAGAGTCTTTCACCACCATGCTCAATGTTGTCATTGCTGGCCT CTCACTTGGGCAAGCAGCACCGGATATTACAGCATTCATTCGAGCAAAGACGGCTGCATATCCCATTTTTGAGATGATCGAGCGAAGCACAATGAGCAAAATGAGTTCTGTTAGCGGAAAGAAGTTGAGTAAAGTAGAGGGACACATCCAATTCAACAACGTTTCGTTTAGTTATCCGTCACGGCCTGATGTGATGATCTTCAACAAGCTTTGTCTGGATTTTCCCTCTGGTAAGATCGTGGCACTCGTGGGAGGAAGCGGATCGGGTAAAAGCACTGTTATTTCTCTGATAGAACGCTTCTACGAACCCCTCTCTGGAAATATACTGCTAGATGGTAATGATATTCGAGAGCTTGATTTGAAATGGTTGAGGCAGCAGATCGGTTTAGTCAATCAGGAACCGGCCCTTTTTGCCACCACCATACGGGACAACATTCTATACGGGAAAAACGATGCCTCTAATGAAGAAATCACTCGTGCAACCAAACTTTCAGAAGCCATTAACTTCATCAACAACCTTCCTGAAAGATTCGAAACTCAG GTGGGTGAACGAGGAATACAGCTCTCTGGTGGACAAAAACAAAGAATAGCAATATCACGTGCAATCGTCAAGAACCCTTCAATCTTGCTGTTGGATGAAGCTACCAGTGCACTTGATGCAGAATCAGAGAAAAGTGTGCAGGAGGCTCTCGACCGATTGATGGTTGGAAGGACGACAGTGGTCGTGGCTCATCGGCTATCAACTGTCAGAAATGCAGATATTATAGCAGTTGTGCAAAACGGTGTCATAGTAGAAACTGGAAGCCACGAAGAGCTCGTCTCCAGGCCAAATAGCGCATATACATCACTCGTCCAACTTCAAGAAACTGCTGCCCTGCATCGTCAGCCATCATCTGGACCCTCAATGGGAATACCTCTAAG CCTTAGGTACTCACGTGATGGAAGCATTAGGTTTTCGAGGGAATTATCACGAACAACGACAAGAAGTCACGGTGCTAGTTTTCGTTCGGAGAAGTCATTTAGCAGATTCGGTGGTGATGGACCTGAGAATGTCAAACCACCACGAGTTTCTTCCAACAGGTTGTTCTCTATGGTACGCCCTGACTGGTTTTATGGCGTTTTTGGAACAATCGGTGCATTTATTGCTGGGGCACAAATGCCTTTGTTTGCACTTGGAGTCACTCAAGCTCTAGTATCTTACTACATGGATTGGGACACAACACGTCGTGAAGTCAAGAAAATTTCGTTGCTCTTCTGTGGTGGTGCTGTTATAACCCTTATTGTTCATGCTATTACACATCTCTGTTTTGGGATCATGGGAGAACGGCTAACTCTTCGCATTAGAACAATGATGTTTAAAG CCATGTTGAGAAACGAGATAGGGTGGTTCGACGATGTAAACAATACAAGCTCGATGCTTTCGTCCCAACTAGAAACTGAAGCAACTTTACTACGAACAGTAGTAGTCGATCGCTCAACAATCCTGTTGCAGAACGTGGGCTTGGTCGTCACATCATTCATTATCGCCTTTATCTTGAACTGGCGACTCACCCTAGTTGTTATAGCAACATATCCTCTTATCATAAGCGGTCATATCAGTGAG AAACTTTTCATGAAAGGCTATGGTGGTGACTTGGCCAAAGCCTATCTCAAGGCTAATATGCTTGCGGGTGAGGCTGTGAGTAATATACGAACCGTTGCAGCGTTTTGCGCAGAGGAAAAGGTTCTTGATCTTTATGGAAGAGAGCTTGTTGAACCATCCCGGCATTCCTTCAGACGTGGTCAGGCTGCAGGCATATTTTATGGGGTTTCACAGTTTTTTATCTTCTCCTCATATGGTCTAGCTTTATG GTATGGATCGACTCTCATGGAGAAGGAGCTAGCTAGCTTCAAATCTGTCATGAAGGcgtttatggtattgatcgtgACGGCCTTAGCTATGGGCGAGACACTCGCTATGGCACCTGATCTATTGAAAGGAAACCAAATGCTGGCATCGGTTTTTGAGGTACTTGATCGAAGGACAGAGATTGCAAACGACGTTGGAGACGATGTTTCCAGAGTAGATGGTACTATTGAGCTCAAAGACGTCGAATTTAGCTACCCCTCAAGGCCTAATGTTCTCATATTTAAGGATTTCAATCTAAAGGTTCACGCCGGAAGAAGCATGGCACTGGTAGGTCAAAGCGGTTCCGGTAAGAGTTCTGTCATTGCCCTCGTGCTGAGATTCTATGATCCTACATCTGGGAAAGTCACAATAGATG GGAAGGACATTAAGAGATTAAAACTCAAGTCGTTAAGGAAACATATTGGCCTAGTGCAACAAGAACCCGCCCTCTTCGCCACATCCATATACGAAAACATCCTCTATGGCAAAGAGGGAGCCACAGAAGGTGAGATAATCGAAGCAGCTAAACAAGCTAATGCTCATAGTTTCATTTCTGCACTTCCAGAGGGGTACTCGACAAAAGTCGGGGAACGAGGTGTTCAACTCTCTGGTGGACAGAAGCAAAGGGTAGCCATTGCAAGAGCTATCCTAAAAAACCCTACAATCTTGCTGCTGGATGAAGCTACCAGTGCTCTAGATATGGAGTCCGAACGAATAGTTCAACAGGCGTTGGATCGGTTGATGAAGAACCGGACAACGGTCATTGTAGCTCATAGATTATCGACCATAAAAAATGCTGATCAAATATCTGTGTTGCAAGATGGGAAGATTATAGAGCAAGGGACTCATTCTGTGCTTATGGAGAGTAAAGATGGAGCTTATTATAAGCTGATTCATCTGCAGAGACAACAGCAACAGCAACAACTTTAA